CGATCTTGTGGAGGTCCGTGGGGAAGAGTTCGCCAACCGGGTGGCCGTGGAAATCCACAAACGCTGGGTCGTGCCCATGGCCTGCCTGATTCTCGGGCTGCTGGCCATTCCCCTGGCCCAGGCCTTCGAAGGCTTGAAGCGCCAGTACGCCATGATTCTGATCATGGCCGTATTTTTCGTGTTCTACGGCATGTTCTCCACGGGCATCGTCATCGCGGAACTCGGCATCGTGCCCGCCTACCTGCCGCTGTGGGGGCAGATGCTGCTCTTCGGGGCCGTAGCCGGCCTGGGGATTTGGTTCGCCGCCCAAGAGCGGGGATTACGTATCGGCGAGTGGATCGCGCATCTTCAGATCTGGTTTCTGAAGAAGGCTGATTAGCCGTGGGTGAACATATGTCTTCTCGAAACGTCAAGCTCCCTCCTCCGACGCGGCCTTCCATCGCCCCTTTCGTCAGCGACGTTTTCCGTCGCTTGACCGCCTATCGATTGAGCACGCTGCAACGCTATCTGCTTGTTCAGAATCTTTTTCTGAACGGGTTGTGTCTCGGGGTCGGGATCTGCATCTACCTGCTTCAGGACCTGGTGGAAAACCTGGACGTTTTTGTCCAGGCCGGTGTGGGCGTGGGCACCATGGCCGGTTTTTTTCTGGCTAAATTGCCGCTGATTCTTTCGCAGATCCTGCCGGCGGCCTTCCTGGTCTCCCTGATCGTCCAGATCGGACTGCTGGTTCGCCACCGGGAACTGCTCGCCCTTCAGTCCGGCGGGGTTTCCTATACGGCGTTGGTTCGTTTCTATGCCGTATACGGTTTGGTCTGGTGTTTCGCGCAACTTTTCCTGGCTCAGGCCCTAGGCGTGGCCGGTCAGCGGGCCATGGACCGCATCTGGGCGGAGCAGGTGCGAAAGGAAGAGGCTGGGCAAGTGGAATTGCGCGATATCTGGTTTCTGAGTGGCACCTACGTGGTCAGCGTCGACGGGGCGTATCCGGAGCAACGCCGTGGCCGGGACATCACGGTTTATGTCTACGGCGAGGGCAATACGCTGCAACGGATTATCGTCGCGAGTCGGTTCGACATTCTGGGTACGGGCTGGGAGCTGCACGAACCTCGGATCTACGAAACGCTTACCTTTGAGGTTAGGGAAGAAGCATCCTTGAGGCTGGATATCTCTCAGGATCTTGAGGTCTTCGGCGTCTTGCAAACCCGATTCGAGGCCGCCGCGCTTTCACTGTTCGAGCTGGGGCGGATCATTTCTTACCTGGAGGGCACCGGTTCCAACGTGGAACGGCTGCGTACGGCCTGGCATATGAAGTGGTCCTATGCCTTCTCCCTGCTGATGATGGCCCTCATCGCTCTGGCGCTGTATACCATTTTCGACAGCGTCTACCTGAACATCGCCCTGGGGCTGGCCATTGTTTTCGTGTATTACGTGCTCTTCGTACTCGGGGTCTCCCTGGGGGAACGTGGTTTTCTTTCTCCCTTTCTGGGCGCATGGATGGGAAATCTCTTGTTTGGCTTTCTGGCCGGGGGACGTCTGCTTTGGCATGTGATGCCCGACAATCCGTTTGATTTCTTGCGAGGCCGTTAGGTCTTTTCCCATCGATCATGGTTAATACCCGAGAGGTCGCTTCGAATCGGCCCAAGCTTTGGGGGCAACTCACGTCCTCACCGCTTTGGTGGTGGGTCGGGGCAAGTGCGCTGATCGGGGGGCTGCTCAGCATCCCTCTTTTTCGGGGAGATCTGGCCGTGACGGCCTGGGGCCTGGAGCTGTCCCGTGAATCCATTTTGCTGCAATGGTGGAACGACGTGGCCGCGCGATCTCTGTTTCAGGGAGAATCGCCCGGCGCTCAGGATCTGACCTACGCGACGCTCATTCTGGTTTTGGCCGTCTATTTTAGCGCCTTGACGCCGTTCTGGGGGCCAAAGGCCTCCGGCATCCGGCTCTTTGCCGGATACTATTTGGCGTGCATGCTGCTCTTTCTCGTGACCAATCGCGGCCTGAAGGCCTTTTTTGGACGGGCTCGGCCCCAGGACGTTCTTCGCGGAGACCAGGACTATTCCTCAATCTGGCTGATCGGGCCGTACGGTTTTTCCGAGGCGATGAGCAAGGGCAGCTTCACGTCGGGGCACACCACCACCGCGATGTTTTTGCTCCCAATGGCCGTATGCCTTTGGTGCGCTTCGCGACGATCCCTCGCATGGTCGGTGCTGCTGCTGGCATTGGCCTGGGGAAGCATGGTGGGGGTCGGTCGGGTATTCCATGGCTCGCATTACCCCGGCGACGTGCTCTGGGCCATAATCATCTGCCTCTGGATATGTGCCTTTGCGGCTTACCGCCTTTTCGGCCTTGATCGTCGCGGCCAATCCCCAGCCATGCTCTCTGGCTGGGAGTTGCAACTGACGATTTGGTCCGCCTTGACCCTCTTCGCCTTGTTCGCTGCAGTGATCGGAGTCAAGCAAATGGTTTTCGAACCGACGTGGTATTGGCCTCTGGTCTTGGTTTTAAGCACTCTGGCCGCTTGGATAAGTTCGATCAAAACAGCCCGTCTCACACGATCCTGATCAAAGATATTCCTCCTTTCGCTTTTCCTCCAACACCGCCTCTTCCGTCCGAAAAATCCTTGTACGTCTCCCTTATCCGTGTTTTTCCGGATGCCGTCTTGTGTCAAAAAGTCAACAAGACAAAATAATCACGCCTTGTTGACAAATTGTTGTTAGCTGGTATGAAGGCAGGGAAAATATAACAAACATAATGATGTATGCCTAAAAGCTGCTGTCGTAAAAGTTTGTTTTTTTGTGTTATTTTTCTTTTCTTCTTGAGGTAGTCCTCTTTTTCACCTTTCTGGAAAAGACGTTTTTCATTTTTTTTGATCCCTGCCCAAAGGTGGTAACCCCATGGTATTCACTTGGTTTCACTTGGCTTTGATCGTTTTTCTCTTGGCGGGCGTTCTGTTTGCCGCGGGGCCCCTGCTCATCTCCCGCCTGATCGCTCCCCGGTTCAAAGGCGGGGATATCACGATGCCCTATGAATGCGGGATCACGCCGCAGGGCAGCGCCTGGACCCGCTTCGGGGTCAACTACTACTTCTATGCTTTGATCTTTCTCGCCTTTGAGGTGGACATCCTCTATTTGTTTCCGGTGGCCACCTACTATCCACACTCCGAGGGTTTCCTGCCGTTGATAAAGCTGTTCATCTTCCTGTTTATTCTCGGAATTTCCATTATCTATTTCTGGCGCAAAGGAGTGTTCTCATGGCCGAGACGGATTTCTCTCTGAAGCGAGCCGATCTGGGCCAAGACCAAGCGCCGATCCGGATCGCCCCCCTGGAAAAGATTTTCGACGTCTGTCGGTCCATGTCCCTCTGGCCGATGACCTTCGGTCTGGCCTGTTGCGCCATTGAGATGATGGCCGTGGGCATGGCCCGGTTCGACATAGCCCGCTACGGCGCGGAGGTGTTCCGTCCCTCCCCGAGGCAGTCCGACCTGATGATCGTGGCCGGGACGGTGACCAAGAAAATGGCCCCCGCAGTGGTCCGGTTGTACGAACAGATGCCTGGGCCGAAATGGGTCATGGCCTTGGGGAACTGTTCCATCTCCGGCGGGCCGTTCAACTTCAAGGGCCAGTATAACGTTGTCGAAGGGGTTGATCGGATCATCCCGGTGGACGTTTACGTTCCGGGATGCCCGCCCCGGCCCGAGGCCCTGCTGGAAGGGCTGTTCCTGATTCAGGAAAAAATTACCGGCAAGCGCTGGTGGCCGGTGGCCAAGCCCGTGGGCGCGGCCGTCGTCGAGGGAGGTGTCCGATGACCCTTGATGCGTTGCGCGACGTGCCGGTCTTGCGTCTGGAAGAATGCTCCCCGAACGTGTCCGGCCTGACTCTTGCCGCATACCTTGCTCCGGAAGAGTTGCGACCCGCGGCGGCCAAGCTTCTTGGAAAGGCCTACTTTCTGGAGGACGTCTCCGTGGTGGAGGTTTCGGAAGGGTTTCTCGGCGTGTACCATTTCGATCATTTCGACGCACCGGGCAGGATCGCCCTCCGGGTGTTGATACCCAAGGATGCCCCGGAACTGCCGACGATCTCGGACATTTATCAGGGAGCCTCGTGGCATGAGCGGGAATGCCGGGATTTCTTCGGCGTGACCTTCGCCGGACATGAGAACATGACGCCCTTGCTGCTGGCCGCCGAGGACGCTGAGTTTCATCCGTTGCGTAAGGGCGACAAGGCTCTCAAGAGCCTGACGGACTTGGTACCCGACGGCGAAGGAGGGCCGCAAGCCGGAGATGTGGCCGCGTTTCTCGCGGCCGCGGAGGAGAGCGAAGCCCCAGGCACGCCTTCCGACGTTACGGGATCGGCGGACGGCCACGAGAGCGACGAGGTTTCCGCCACGTGAGGCGCTTTTGTCCTCCGCGTCGACTCCAACGAATCTGAACAGCGCATACCAACACAAAGGCTTGCCATGACCAGTTCCGCGTCTCCAGGGCGATTCCATCTCGGTGGGGATTTCTACACCAATCATTTCGAAAAGGGCGGCTCGCCGGATACCATGATCCTGAACATGGGGCCGCAGCACCCGGCCACCCACGGCGTGCTGCGGGTCATTTTCGAATTGGACGGCGAGTATATTCTGCGCACCGAGCCGGTGCTGGGGTATCTGCACCGGATGCACGAGAAAATGGGCGAGGAGCAGACGTACTACCAGTACATGCCCAACATGGGCCGGGTGGACTATCTGCATGCCCTGGCTTGGAACTGGGCCTGGGCCGGGGCCGTGGAAAAGCTGGGCGGGATCGAGGTGCCCCGTCGAGCCGAGTTCATCAGGGTGATCACCTGCGAGTTGAACCGGATCAGTTCCCACTTGCTCTGGTGGGGGGCCTTCCTGCTGGATCTGGGGGCGTTCACCCCGATCATGTACGGATTTGACGATCGGGAACGAATCCTGGACATCCTGCAGCGGCCCACCGGATCCCGGCTGACCTACAGTTATTACCGCCTCGGCGGGGTGGCGGCGGACCTGGACGATACGGCCCAGCGTATGATCCGGGACTTCGTGCTCCATCTGCGCTCCAGGCTGCCCATGTACCGCGATCTGGTCACGGGCAACATGATCCTGCGTCATCGCCTGGAGGGCGTGGGACACATCTCCGTGGAGATGTGTCGGCGCTACGGGGCCACCGGTCCCACCCTGCGCGGCTCCGGCGTGGCTTACGATGTGCGCAGGGCCGAGCCCTACTCCGTCTATCCCGAGCTGAACTTCAGCATCCCCACTGACGACGACTGCGACGGCATGGCCCGGTACAATGTGCGCATGGCTGAAATCGAGCAGAGCCTGGACATCATTGAACAGGCCCTGGACATGCTGCCTGACGGTGATTTCTGGGTCAAAAACGCACCTAAACCCAAATGGAAAGCGCCCAAGGGTGAAGTATATTTCGCGGTGGAGGGCGCGCGCGGCAAGATCGGCGTACATCTGGTCAGTGACGGCAGCGCTACGCCCTACCGGGTCAAGCTGCGCGCGCCGGGTTTTTCCAATCTGAGTCTCTTCGCCGAAGTGACCAGGGGCACCTTGCTGGCCGACGCCGTGGCCATTCTGGGCAGCCTGGATATGGTCATTCCGGAAATCGACAGGTGATCCCATGACTCCTCCTTTCGGCATGCCTCTTGAACTGTTCACCATCTTCCTGGCCTTGGCCCTGCTGGCCGGGTTCGTGGGCCTCAACGGCCTGGTCCTGGTTTACCTGGAGCGGAAAGTAGCCGGGCACATTCAGCGTCGGCCCGGGCCCTTCGAGGTCGGACCTCACGGCCTGCTCCAGCCCCTGGCCGACGCCCTGAAGCTGGTGGGCAAGCAGTTGATCACCCCACGGGGAGCGGACAAATGGCTGTTCTGGACCGCGCCGATCATCTCCTTCGCCCCGGTCTTCGTCCTGTTCCTGCCCATTCCCTTCGGCCCGATCCTCACGGCCATGGAACTGGACTTGGGGTTGTTGCTGATTCTGGCCTTCGCCGGAATCAACGTCCTGGCCCTGTGCCTGGCCGGGTGGAGTTCGGAGAACAAGTGGTCGCTCCTGGGCGCGGCCCGAGCAGTGGCCCAGTCCGTGGCCTACGAGATTCCTCTGCTGCTGGCCGTGCTGGCCATTGCCTTCCAGTACGGCTCGCTGAATCTGTCAACCATAGTTTCCGGGCAGGGTGCCTGGCCGTGGCAGTGGAACATCATGGTCCAGCCAGTGGCTTTTTTCATCTACTTCGTCTGCGCCCTGGCCGAGACCAACCGAGCTCCCTTCGACCTGCCCGAGGCGGAAAGCGAGCTGACCGCGGGCTTCCATACTGAATACTCAGGCATGGGCTTCGGTATCTTCTTCCTGGCCGAGTACGCGAACATGATCGTGGTCTGCGCCGTGGCCACGGCCTTGTTCCTGGGCGGCTGGAACGGTCCGGCTGCCCCGGGCGTCTGGTGGTTTTTGGCCAAGGTCTATCTGCTGTTGCTGGTGATGATGTGGTTCCGCTGGACCTACCCCCGGGTGCGTTTCGACCAGCTTTTGAACCTGAGCTGGAAATGGCTCCTGCCCCTGGCCCTGATCAACTTGGTCGTGACCCTCGTGCTTGTAAAGCTTTGATGGCAAGCTTTGATGGCAAACTTTGATGGCAAACTGAGATGGTGACCTGATGACCATGATTCGTGAATTCGGAAAGGCGCTGCAAGGCCTGTGGAGCCTGGCGATAGGTTTGGGCGTTACCTTCCGGGCTTTTGTCCGGCCCCAGGTGACGGTGCATTATCCTCGGGCCACCGTGGACGACGCCAATCTGCGGACCTATCACGGCCATGTTGAACTGACCGGCAAGGATGATGCACCCGAGATACCCAAGTGTATTTCCTGCGGCATGTGCGCCATGAACTGTCCCAGCGCCTGTCTGACCGTGGTCAAGCAAAAGGCTCCCAAACCGACCCCGGAACAGAAGAAAGCCATGGAAGAAGCCGAAGCCCGGGGCGAAAAGGTTAAGAAGCCCTCCGCGCCCAAGAATCCAGCCTCCTTTACCTACGACTTTTCCTTGTGCAGCCTGTGCGGAACCTGCGTGGAAAGCTGCCCGGCGGATTCGTTGCGTTTTTCCAATGAAATCTATCAGGCTGGCTTTGATCGCAAGGATTTTCAGTTCGACCTGCTGGCCCGGTTGCGCGGGCAGGCTGAAGGCCTGTCCGGGGCCAGTCCCAAGCCAGTTCCCAAAACAGATGACGATCCAGATAACAGGCCTGACCACAAAACAGACTCCAAAACAGACCCAAAAACAGAGAAGGTGGAGAAGTGATGGAAATTCTCGCCTACGTCGCCTTCGGCGTCTACGTGCTGATCATTTTGTTCGGCGGCCTGCTGGCTGTCTTCAGCCGCAACCTGGTCCGTGCCCTCGTCGGCCTGGTGCTGACGCTGTTCGGGGTGGCGGGCTGCTACCTGCTGATGGCTGCACCGTTCATGGCCTTGATGCAGATTCTGATCTACGTGGCCGCGGTGAGCATTATGATTTTTTTCGCGATCATGCTCACCAAGCCGCCGGTGGGCGGGGAGGAGCAGTCGGGTCGGCCCTGGTGGGTGGGCGCTGGATGCGTGGTCGCGGCCCTGGCTCCGACCATGCTCATCGCCCGGGTGCTACGCTGGCAGCCTCTGGCTTCCCATGAACATCCCACGGAGATCGTGCTCATGGACCTGGGCCGGACGTTCATCGAACCCTACTTTCTGGCCTTTGAATTGATTTCCGTGGTCCTGACCGTAGCCATGGCCGGAGCGGTGCTTCTGGCCTTTGAAAGGAGACAAGGCCAATGACGGCGCTTACCATGTTTCAACTGGTCAGTTTGCTTTTGCTGGCCTTGGGCCTGTTCGGCGTGATCTGGCGGCGCAGCTTGGTGGGCATGCTGATCAGCGTGGAGCTGATGCTCAACGGAGCGGGCCTGAGCATCGTGGCCTCGGGCCAGCTCACCGACGCCTCGGGCACCGTGGGCCATGCCGCGGCCCTGTTCGTGATGGGTCTGGCCGCGGCCGAAGCCGCCCTGGTTCTGGCGATCATCATTGTCGTGGCCAAGCGCTACGGCCACATTGAAAGCGCGCGCCTGCGCACCCTGCGAGGCTAAGCCATGCCCGAGATATTGGTCAGCGCCAAAATCCTCATCCCTCTGCTCATCACCCTGGTCGCGCCCCTGGGCATCGTCCTGGCCCGACACAACCCCAACAACCGGGAGGCGGTGTCCTTTGCCGCGGGCATTCTGACCTTCGCCACGGTGCTGTCCTTTGTGCCGGACGTGCTGGACGGCAAGATCTGGACCTACACCCTGTTCACCCTGATCCCCGGGGTCACGGTCAAGTTCGGTGTGGACGGCCTGTCCCTGATCTTCGCCCTGGTGGCCTCGTTTCTCTGGATCTTGGCCACCAGCTACAACATCGGGTACATGCGTTCGCTGAACGAACACGCCCAGACCCGCTACTACTTCTGCTTCGCGGTGGCCATTTTCGGGGCCCTGGGCGTGGCCTTCAGCGCGAACATCTTCACGCTGTACCTGTTCTACGAAGTCATCACCTTGTTCACCTACCCGCTGGTGGCCCACCACCAGGACGACACATCCTTTGCCGGGGCCCGCAAGTACCTGGTCTACCTGATGGGTACCTCCAAGCTGTTTCTGCTCCCGGCCATGATCATGACCTACGTGCTGGCCGGCAGCCTGGACTTCAACCTGACCGACGTGGTCCACGGCATCTTCCCCGCGGACGCCAACCCCGTCGCGGTGACCGTGACCTACGTGCTGTTCATCGCCGGTCTGGCCAAGGCCGCGATCATGCCCCTGCACAACTGGCTGCCCTCGGCCATGGTCGCGCCCACGCCGGTCTCGGCCCTGCTGCACGCCGTGGCCGTGGTCAAGGCCGGGGTGTTCTGCGTCTGTCGGATCATTCTCTCAGCCTTTGGCCTGGAAACCATGGACGTGCTCTACCTGGGCATTCCCACGGCCTACCTGGCCGCGTTCACCATTGTCGTGGCCTCGTGCATCGCCCTGACCAAGGACGACCTCAAGGCCCGGCTGGCCTATTCCACGGTCAGCCAGCTGTCCTACGTGATCCTGGGCGTGGCCCTGCTCACACCCATGGCCGTGATGGGCGGCACCACGCACATCGCCCACCACGCCTTTGCCAAGATCACGCTGTTTTTTGGCGCCGGGGCGATCTACGTGGCCACGCACGTCAAGAAGATCAGCCTGCTTTCGGGCATGGGTCGACGGATGCCCTGGACCTTCGGGGCCTTTTCCCTGGCTGCCCTGAGCATGATCGGCGCGCCTCCGGTCAGCGGCTTCGTGACCAAATGGTACCTGGCCAACGGGGCCCTGGACGCCGGGCAGATCGTGATCCTGATCGCCCTGATGGCCAGCACCGTGCTCAATGCCAGCTATTTCGGCCCGATCATCTACAAGGCCTTTTTCGAGGCCCCGGCCCCGGGCGTCCGGCTGGAAGACTACAAGGAAGCCCCCCTGACCATGGTCGTGCCCCTGTTCCTCACCGCCCTGATCTCCATCTTCCTGGGCCTGTACCCGGACACCTTCATGGGCTTCATCAAGGCCATGGCCCAGTTCTAGGAGTCGCTTATGCAAGACCATACCACGCTTCACGAAAACAAACTGATCGCGACCCTGCGCTCCCTGTCCGGGCTGTTCAAGCTGCTTTTTTTCGCGGTTCTCGCGGTCCTTGTCGGCCTGAATTTCTTCATCGGCCCCTATGACCCGCACGTGGCTTGGGAAGTGTATCCGGGCTTTTGGGCCGGATTCGGGTTCGTTCTGGCCGTGGCCATGGCCTTTGTGATGAAACGCATCGTCGCTCCGTTGATCGGCGCTCCCGAGGACATCCATGACTAATATTGCAACGGGTTTCTTCCACCCGACCATCGCCTTCTTCGGCCTGGGCCTGGTCCTTTTGCTCCTGGCCCGGACCACAGTGACCTGGTGGCGCTGGCTGCTGCCTTTAGCCCCGATATTGGCCATCATCGCCGTGTTCTCGGCCACTCCGGGCGATCATCTGCACCTGCGCTACCTGGGGCTGGAGCTCTCCCTGGGCCGCCTGGACGGGCTGTCCCTGATCTTTGCCAACGTCTTCGCCATCCAGGCCCTGATCGGCTTTATCTACGCCTTTCACCTCAAGGAGATCCGCCACCACGTGGCCGCGGCGGTCTACGTGGGCGGGGCCTTTGGCTGCGTCTTTGCCGGGGACTACCTGACGCTGTTCATCTTCTGGGAAATCATGAGCGTGGCCTCGACCCTGCTGATCTGGTTCAACTCCAAGGAGAACCCCAGGGCCGTGGGCGCGGGCATCCGCTACTTCGTGATCCACACCATCGGCGGGCTGATGATGCTGGCCGGAATCCTGCTCCGCTACCAGGTCGTGGGCGACNNGGTCGCGGGCATCGGCATCGGCACGGCCATGACGCTGAACGGCACCTGCGCCCATGCCTACGCCCACATCCTCTATAAGGGGCTGCTGTTCATGAGCGTGGGCGCGGTGCTGTATTCCGCCGGAACGGCCAAGCTGAACGAACTTGGCGGACTGGCCGGCCGCCTGCCCCTGGTCATGTTGGCCTACGTGGTCGCGGGCCTATCCATCTCCGGGATGCCCATCTTCAACGGCTTTGTATCCAAGACCATGACCATCGCCGGGGCCTTCAACGACCACCAAGTGCTCCTGGGTATGCTCATGGAAGTGGCCGCCGTGGGCACCTTTCTTTCCGTGGGTTTGAAACTGCCCTACTTCGCCTTCTGGGGCGGCAAGCCGACCTACGACAAGCCGCTGAGGCCCATTCCGGTGAACATGTACATCGCCATGGGCGCGGCGGCCGTGCTCTGCATCGCCCAGGGCCTGTATCC
This region of Desulfonatronum thiodismutans genomic DNA includes:
- a CDS encoding 4Fe-4S binding protein: MTMIREFGKALQGLWSLAIGLGVTFRAFVRPQVTVHYPRATVDDANLRTYHGHVELTGKDDAPEIPKCISCGMCAMNCPSACLTVVKQKAPKPTPEQKKAMEEAEARGEKVKKPSAPKNPASFTYDFSLCSLCGTCVESCPADSLRFSNEIYQAGFDRKDFQFDLLARLRGQAEGLSGASPKPVPKTDDDPDNRPDHKTDSKTDPKTEKVEK
- the nuoH gene encoding NADH-quinone oxidoreductase subunit NuoH produces the protein MTPPFGMPLELFTIFLALALLAGFVGLNGLVLVYLERKVAGHIQRRPGPFEVGPHGLLQPLADALKLVGKQLITPRGADKWLFWTAPIISFAPVFVLFLPIPFGPILTAMELDLGLLLILAFAGINVLALCLAGWSSENKWSLLGAARAVAQSVAYEIPLLLAVLAIAFQYGSLNLSTIVSGQGAWPWQWNIMVQPVAFFIYFVCALAETNRAPFDLPEAESELTAGFHTEYSGMGFGIFFLAEYANMIVVCAVATALFLGGWNGPAAPGVWWFLAKVYLLLLVMMWFRWTYPRVRFDQLLNLSWKWLLPLALINLVVTLVLVKL
- a CDS encoding proton-conducting transporter transmembrane domain-containing protein, which encodes MTNIATGFFHPTIAFFGLGLVLLLLARTTVTWWRWLLPLAPILAIIAVFSATPGDHLHLRYLGLELSLGRLDGLSLIFANVFAIQALIGFIYAFHLKEIRHHVAAAVYVGGAFGCVFAGDYLTLFIFWEIMSVASTLLIWFNSKENPRAVGAGIRYFVIHTIGGLMMLAGILLRYQVVGDXVAGIGIGTAMTLNGTCAHAYAHILYKGLLFMSVGAVLYSAGTAKLNELGGLAGRLPLVMLAYVVAGLSISGMPIFNGFVSKTMTIAGAFNDHQVLLGMLMEVAAVGTFLSVGLKLPYFAFWGGKPTYDKPLRPIPVNMYIAMGAAAVLCIAQGLYPDLLYRFLPYPGAYDFQPWSSWKVLMTLMLLGFTGLGFMVMRGVLKPHAQRNLDFETLYIYLGRAFLALVSRPLAVIDAFWSEVYERVGLVGLLFLGRITSWFDKMGIDFVLDNSAQGTRETGGILTSAQTGRLQDYLVLAIALASGIALLVWYLF
- a CDS encoding NADH-quinone oxidoreductase subunit B, with the translated sequence MAETDFSLKRADLGQDQAPIRIAPLEKIFDVCRSMSLWPMTFGLACCAIEMMAVGMARFDIARYGAEVFRPSPRQSDLMIVAGTVTKKMAPAVVRLYEQMPGPKWVMALGNCSISGGPFNFKGQYNVVEGVDRIIPVDVYVPGCPPRPEALLEGLFLIQEKITGKRWWPVAKPVGAAVVEGGVR
- a CDS encoding monovalent cation/H+ antiporter subunit D family protein: MPEILVSAKILIPLLITLVAPLGIVLARHNPNNREAVSFAAGILTFATVLSFVPDVLDGKIWTYTLFTLIPGVTVKFGVDGLSLIFALVASFLWILATSYNIGYMRSLNEHAQTRYYFCFAVAIFGALGVAFSANIFTLYLFYEVITLFTYPLVAHHQDDTSFAGARKYLVYLMGTSKLFLLPAMIMTYVLAGSLDFNLTDVVHGIFPADANPVAVTVTYVLFIAGLAKAAIMPLHNWLPSAMVAPTPVSALLHAVAVVKAGVFCVCRIILSAFGLETMDVLYLGIPTAYLAAFTIVVASCIALTKDDLKARLAYSTVSQLSYVILGVALLTPMAVMGGTTHIAHHAFAKITLFFGAGAIYVATHVKKISLLSGMGRRMPWTFGAFSLAALSMIGAPPVSGFVTKWYLANGALDAGQIVILIALMASTVLNASYFGPIIYKAFFEAPAPGVRLEDYKEAPLTMVVPLFLTALISIFLGLYPDTFMGFIKAMAQF
- a CDS encoding NADH-quinone oxidoreductase subunit J family protein, translating into MEILAYVAFGVYVLIILFGGLLAVFSRNLVRALVGLVLTLFGVAGCYLLMAAPFMALMQILIYVAAVSIMIFFAIMLTKPPVGGEEQSGRPWWVGAGCVVAALAPTMLIARVLRWQPLASHEHPTEIVLMDLGRTFIEPYFLAFELISVVLTVAMAGAVLLAFERRQGQ
- a CDS encoding NADH-quinone oxidoreductase subunit A, whose protein sequence is MVFTWFHLALIVFLLAGVLFAAGPLLISRLIAPRFKGGDITMPYECGITPQGSAWTRFGVNYYFYALIFLAFEVDILYLFPVATYYPHSEGFLPLIKLFIFLFILGISIIYFWRKGVFSWPRRISL
- the nuoK gene encoding NADH-quinone oxidoreductase subunit NuoK, whose amino-acid sequence is MTALTMFQLVSLLLLALGLFGVIWRRSLVGMLISVELMLNGAGLSIVASGQLTDASGTVGHAAALFVMGLAAAEAALVLAIIIVVAKRYGHIESARLRTLRG
- a CDS encoding LptF/LptG family permease, producing the protein MSSRNVKLPPPTRPSIAPFVSDVFRRLTAYRLSTLQRYLLVQNLFLNGLCLGVGICIYLLQDLVENLDVFVQAGVGVGTMAGFFLAKLPLILSQILPAAFLVSLIVQIGLLVRHRELLALQSGGVSYTALVRFYAVYGLVWCFAQLFLAQALGVAGQRAMDRIWAEQVRKEEAGQVELRDIWFLSGTYVVSVDGAYPEQRRGRDITVYVYGEGNTLQRIIVASRFDILGTGWELHEPRIYETLTFEVREEASLRLDISQDLEVFGVLQTRFEAAALSLFELGRIISYLEGTGSNVERLRTAWHMKWSYAFSLLMMALIALALYTIFDSVYLNIALGLAIVFVYYVLFVLGVSLGERGFLSPFLGAWMGNLLFGFLAGGRLLWHVMPDNPFDFLRGR
- a CDS encoding NADH-quinone oxidoreductase subunit D, encoding MTSSASPGRFHLGGDFYTNHFEKGGSPDTMILNMGPQHPATHGVLRVIFELDGEYILRTEPVLGYLHRMHEKMGEEQTYYQYMPNMGRVDYLHALAWNWAWAGAVEKLGGIEVPRRAEFIRVITCELNRISSHLLWWGAFLLDLGAFTPIMYGFDDRERILDILQRPTGSRLTYSYYRLGGVAADLDDTAQRMIRDFVLHLRSRLPMYRDLVTGNMILRHRLEGVGHISVEMCRRYGATGPTLRGSGVAYDVRRAEPYSVYPELNFSIPTDDDCDGMARYNVRMAEIEQSLDIIEQALDMLPDGDFWVKNAPKPKWKAPKGEVYFAVEGARGKIGVHLVSDGSATPYRVKLRAPGFSNLSLFAEVTRGTLLADAVAILGSLDMVIPEIDR
- a CDS encoding phosphatase PAP2 family protein, with translation MVNTREVASNRPKLWGQLTSSPLWWWVGASALIGGLLSIPLFRGDLAVTAWGLELSRESILLQWWNDVAARSLFQGESPGAQDLTYATLILVLAVYFSALTPFWGPKASGIRLFAGYYLACMLLFLVTNRGLKAFFGRARPQDVLRGDQDYSSIWLIGPYGFSEAMSKGSFTSGHTTTAMFLLPMAVCLWCASRRSLAWSVLLLALAWGSMVGVGRVFHGSHYPGDVLWAIIICLWICAFAAYRLFGLDRRGQSPAMLSGWELQLTIWSALTLFALFAAVIGVKQMVFEPTWYWPLVLVLSTLAAWISSIKTARLTRS
- a CDS encoding NADH-quinone oxidoreductase subunit C, with the protein product MTLDALRDVPVLRLEECSPNVSGLTLAAYLAPEELRPAAAKLLGKAYFLEDVSVVEVSEGFLGVYHFDHFDAPGRIALRVLIPKDAPELPTISDIYQGASWHERECRDFFGVTFAGHENMTPLLLAAEDAEFHPLRKGDKALKSLTDLVPDGEGGPQAGDVAAFLAAAEESEAPGTPSDVTGSADGHESDEVSAT